The Chordicoccus furentiruminis DNA window AGATGGAGACGCGCGCCGGTTGAAAGCGCCAGGATCGCGTCGCGCGCGGTGATCACGTCCTCCACCGCGTTGGAAATACCCGGCAGACCGAGACGCGCCGCGTTGGCATCATCGTTCATGACGCCGCCGCGCACCATCGTGATTTCCTCGCAGTGATCGCAGATGACCGCTCCCGTATCGCGGATCCGCTTCATCGCCTCGTACATCCGCTCCGCGTTCATCACGGACTTTCCGTCCTCGGAGAACGCGCGGACGCCGTACCGCGCAATCGCCTCGATGTCAACCAGCTCCTCGCCCTGCATATCCTTCGTGATCGCCGAAGCCTGATGGACATGAACGAGGGCCTGTGTCCGCGCCTTGTTGACGACATACCCGATCCGGTTCACCGAATCCATCGGGGGATGGGTGTTCGGCATGGCCAGGATCGTCGTCACGCCGCCGTGAGCGGCCGCCTCCGCGCCGGTACCGACATCTTCCTTATAGGTCTGGCCCGGATCCCTCAGATGCACATGAAGATCCACCAGCCCCGGCGTGACCGTCAGCCCTGAAGCGTCAATTTCATCGCAGGCCGGATCCCCTGATTCAAGGTGCGGTCCAACCTTCTCAATCCTGCCGTCTCTGATCAGAATATCGGCGGTTCCCTCGAAGGAATTCGCCGGATCTACGACATAGCCATTCCGGATGATCCGCGTTTTTTCCATCTGTTCACCTCATTTTTCCCATCATACACGATTCAAATCTTGTAGTCAAACCGGATGGAGGACTCCGTCAAAAGCCAACAAAAACCGTCGAATTGCCCTTCCCAAAATGTGCAATTTTTCTTGACGAACCAGAATATTCCGTCTATAATTCAAGCTGTCGATTAAGGGAACACATGTATTCACTGGTTATTAGAGATTATGTGCGGAGAGCCTGTAATCTGTAATATCCGGTGAATTTTTTTACCGGAATCATTTACTATCATTTTTTAACATGTATGGAGGTAACACCATGAACAAGGGAACAGTCAAGTGGTTCAACGCGGAGAAGGGCTACGGATTCATCACGGGCGAGGACGGAAAGGATGTCTTCGTGCATTTCTCCAAGATCGTCGGTGACGGCTACAGGACGCTGGACGAGGGTCAGGCCGTGACGTTCGATGTTGAGCAGGGCGCGCGCGGACCGCAGGCCGCTAACGTTGTCAAGCTGTGATCTGTTGTCATCATAGATAAACAGAATAACCCGGAGAAAAAGGCCGCTTGAAGCAGCCTTTTTCTTTTGCCCGCCGACAGCGGAATCCGCTTCCGGGCATCAGGCATCCGGCGGGAGAAGCGCCGCGGACCCGCCTTATCGAATCCGGGCCGGCCTGCCCCCTCCGGCGCAAAAAACCGCCGCGTCTCCTTCCCGGGTTACGGGAACGAGACGCGGCGGCTCTGCGTTTTCCGGCGTCTTCTGATCAGGACGCCGAATAGGACGTCTGCAGGTTGCTGAGATAGTCGGCGTATCCGCTCATATCGACGGATGTGACCGTCACCGCCGGCGCGGTGTCATCGGACTGGCTGACCTTCGCGATGTTCTGCTGGATCGAGATGCAGAACCAGACGACGAACACAACGCAGATCGCGCCGATCAGCCCGAACTCCAGCCTGCGCATCTGCTTCTCGCGCTTCAGAATCTTCGTCTTGTTCTTCTTATATTCCTTGTACTGCTCAACTTTTTTCTGACTCATCTTGCCCCGACTCCTTCACAAAATTCTCCAGCCATTATACACCCCGGTCAGGGCTTTGACCAGAACTTTACGGAAACGCGTCAGATAGAGACGATGATGCCGCCGTCATTGGCGTACACCGAGCTCAGCCCGCCTGTCGGAAGTACGGACACCGCCTTCACGCGCATCCGCTTCATCAGCTCGTTCTTCACGATCTCCGCCCGGTCCGGACAGTTGCAGTGGGCGATGCCGAGCACCCGGTTCTCCGGATCCGGCGTCCTCTCCACCACATATCCGACCATCTTGACGATCGCCTTGTTGATTCCCCGCGCCTGATCCAGCTGCCCGATGCTGCCCTCCTCCGTTCCGTAGCAGATCGGCTTGATCTTCAGCACCGCGGCGGCCAGCGCCTTCATGTTGCTGAGACGCCCGTTCTTGCGGAGTGTATCCAGATTGTCGAGAACAAACAGGGTGCATTTGCTCCGGATAAAGGCCTCCGTCTTCTCCACGATCTCATCGAACGGAAGTCCCCTCTCCTCGAGTTCCGCGATCTTCAGAACCGTCACCGTCTCCCCGCAGGAAGCGGAAACAGAGTTGAAGACATGGATTTTCGCTTCTGGATGATCCTCGAGGTACATATTTCTCGCGATGAAGGCGCTCTGATAGGAGCCGGACAGCTCCGCCGACAGCGTCACCGCGTAGATATGCTCCGCGCCGCAGTCGAAGGCTTCGAGATAGGCCTGAGGAGACGGGCAGGCTGTCTTCGGACATTCCGGATCCGCGGCGATCCGTTCCACAATCTCTTTCTGGGTAAAGCGGCCGTCGTCCACGATATTCATCCCGCCGATCGTCAGCGTCAGCGGCACTGATACGAAGGCGTCCTGTCCCCGCAGCTCTTCCGGCAGTTCCCCGCCGCTGTCCACAGCTATCCGATACTTCATGAGCGCTCCTTAACCTGTGCGATTCTCAGGCGGCATGCCGCAGCATTTTCCCAAAACCGTCACACATAGTTTTCAAGACTACATCCATTATAATACAAGAGCCCTCCGCTCACAAGCGAACAAATCGAAAACTTTTATAACAGTCTCGGATCTGCCGCCCGGCGGAGAGCTCCGTCCCTTCCGGCGGGGGAGGCGCGATCGCGCCCCGGCCGTCTTCAGTACCTCATCATTTTGTCAGAAGCATCATGATCTCATTGGACCGTTTCATGAACTTTGTCATCTCGTCCTGTGTCAGCGGGTGCTGGGAGATCCGGGCCAGATCATAGAGCTGCCCGCAGATCACCGGCACGGACTGGGCCTTCTTGTGCGCAAGGACAAACTGAACCAGCGGATGGCCAGCATTGAGAACCAGCGTCTCCTGAGTCCCCTCATCGCCGTACATGCCGTTCATCCCGTACATCTTCATCATGTCCTGCATCCGGCGGTTCTCCTCGGACACCGTGACGATCGCCGCGACATCCGGATCCTTCATATTCTCCACACGGACATCCAGCTTGTCGTTGCCGAGACTCTTCCGGAACGTGGCGGTCAGCGAATCCGCGTCCTCCTTCGAGACCTCGCTGCCGCTCTTGAATTCATCCGCCAGCTCCGAGTCGATCCGGGCGAAACGAAGGTTCTCGTTTCTCTGCTCCAGCTGGGTGATGAACGGCTGGTCGATGTTCTCCTTCAGGATCACCGCGTCCTTGTCGTTCTTCCGGAACATGGCGATATACTGGGCCTGCTGGACCTCATCCGTGACGTAGAAGATCGTGGATTTCTCCGGTTCCTTGTTCTCCTCTTCGCCGTTTTCGGATTTCTTCTCCCCGTCGGCAGCCCGCGTCTCCTCTCCGTTCTCCGTCTTCGCCTTACCGGCCTCTTCGCCGCCGGCCGGAGCGGCCGCCTCGCCGCCTTCCGGTGCGGCGCCGCTGTCCACGACTTCGGCCTCCACAGGATTCCCGTTCTCGTCCGTGGCCTTCTCCCCGGATGCCTTCTCCGCACCGATCTGATTCTTCTTCTTGTACTCCTCAAGCGTCAGGTACGCGCCGTCCAGATCCTTGAAGAGCATATAATCCATCATCTTGTCGGCGAACTTCGTATCCCGGATGCAGCCGTACTTGATGAACGGGCTGATGTCGTCCCAGTACTTCTCGTAATTCTTCCGGTCTGTCTTGCACATGCCGGTCAGCTTCTCCGCCATCTTCCGGGAGATGTACTCGGAGATCTTCTTCACCGTCCCGTCGTTCTGCAGAGCGGAACGGGACACATTCAGCGGGAGATCCGGGCAGTCGATCACGCCTTTCAGCGTCATCAGGAACTCAGGGATCACTTCCTTGATGTTGTCCGCGATGAAGACCTGATTGTTGTACAGTTTAATCTGCGCTTCCAGCGCATCATACTGCGTATTGATCTTCGGGAAGTACAAAATCCCGCGAAGGTTGAACGGATAATCCGTCTTCAGATGGATCCAGAACAGAGGCTCCTTGTAATCATGAAAGACCTTGCGGTAGAACTCCTTGTAATCCTTGTCCGTGCACTCGCTGGGCATACGTGTCCACAGCGGATTCGTGTCGTTGATCGGCTGCGGCGCCGGCTTCTCCGGCATCGCGGGCGCTTCCTCGCCCTTTTCAGCCGCCTCCTTCACCGCCTTCTCATGGTCCTCGATCCGGCGCTTGTCCTCTTCCTCGCGGCGCTTCACGGCTGCCTTTCCGACATCCTCGAGATAGATCGGCGTCGGCATGAAGCTGCAGTATTTCTCCAGTACCTCGCGAACCCGGTACTCGTTGCAGAACTCCAGCGAATCATCATTGAGATACAACGTGATCTCCGTGCCGACGTCCTTCTTCGTTCCTTCCCCGATGGAATACTGGGCCTGACCGTCGCTCTCCCAGTGCACCGGCTGCGCGCCTTCTTTATAGCTCAGCGTGTCGATGTGCACCTCATCGGCCACCATGAAGGCGGAATAGAACCCGAGACCGAAATGGCCGATGATCTGGTTCGCATCTTTTTCGTCCTTGAATTTCTCGAGGAATTTTGTCGCGCCGGAGAAGGCGATCTGGGTGATGTACTCCACCACCTCGTCTTCGGTCATACCGATGCCGTTGTCGATGAATTTCAGTGTCTTCTCGTCCGGATTCACCACCACGTGTACTTCATACCTGTGGTCCTCCGACGGATGATACTCGCCGACTCCTTCCAGCTTCTTCAGCTTCGTGATCGCGTCGCACGCATTCGCGACCTGCTCGCGCACGAAGATGTCATGATCGGAATACAGCCATTTCTTGATGATCGGAAGCATATTTTCACTGTTAATCGATAAATTTCCAGTCTTTGCCATACGGTTCACCTCGTATTGATATAGAATCACTATAACAGTTACTATACCCGCCGTACCGTCCAAAGTCAAGATAAAAACAGCACTCGAATTCATCGAGTGCTAATAACCAGTTTCCGCATTCGTGCGTGTCTCTCCTGCCTCGCCGTCTCTTCGTCACGACGGTTCCGATGCCGCGAACCCCGCTTTTTTTAAAAAATCCCTCACATACCGCTCCCACGTCTCATCCGCCGAACGGTCCGCGGTGAACGTCCGGTAGGAGACGCCGGCGGACACAGTCAGAGCTCCTCCGGAGAAGCGCAGATTGAGGGCGAACCCGCCGATCCTGTCCGGATCGAAGGATAGTCCCGCCCCCGCCATCATCTCCTCCGCCTGAGTGCGGTTCAGAAAAAAGGTGAAGTGGAAGGCGAGCGGCGTGCGCCGGCCGCGGATCATATCGAAGCAGTGGGATTTCATCGTTTTCCAGGAGACATACACCTCCATCCCGTCCTCTTCCCCCGTCCCGGGCTGCGCCGCTTCTTCGTCCGGTCCTCCGAAGAAGCTTCTTTCCAGCCGGCCGTCAATCGAGTAGGTACAGAAGGTTGTGATCCGAGCCTCCGCCAGCCGGAAACGGTCGAACAGCGGTCCGATCAGAAAAGCCGACATGAACGGCCGGATATCAAGAATCGTCAGTGCAAGCATCGCTTCCTCCGCGAAAGACAATCATTATGCTATGATTATCTCATGCGGGGCGGAAAAACTCAATCCGGCGGAATCCATCCGGACTTTCGTGACAATCTCCGGTTTTCAGCCTGCGCCGTGGAAAGTTCCGTTCCGTTGTGGTATTCTTTCAGTTGTCGACAGTGACACAAAGGCTGCGAAGCGAGGAGAGCAAAACCGCATGAAAACATTCAAGCCGGTCAAAGAAGGCAAGGTACGTGAGATCTACGACATCGGTGACAATCTGGTCATGGTGGCGACCGACCGCATATCGGCGTTCGACGTCATCCTTAAGAATCAGGTCCGCCGGAAAGGCGCCGTCCTGACCCAGATGTCGAAATTCTGGTTTGATTACACGAAGGCGATCATCCCCAACCACATGATCAGTGTGGATACGGCCGATATGCCGGAGTTCTTCCGGTCCCCTCAATTTGAAGGCAGGAGCATGCTGGTGAAGAAGCTCACGATGCTCCCGATCGAGTGCATCGTCCGCGGCTATATAACGGGCAGCGGCTGGAAAAGCTATCAGAAAAACGGAACCGTCTGCGGCATCTGTCTGCCGGAGGGCCTGCGCGAGTGCGACCGTCTGCCGGAGCCGATCTACACGCCCAGCACCAAGGCGGAGATCGGAGACCACGACGAGAACATCGATTTCGAGCGCAGCGTGGAGGTGCTCGAGAAGCAGTTTCCGGGTCACGGCGCCGACTATGCCGCGACGCTCCGTGATAAAACCATCGAGCTGTACCGCACCTGCGCCGACTACGCCCGCAGCCGCGGTATCATTATCGCGGACACCAAATTCGAATTCGGTCTCGATGAGGACGGCCGCGTCGTGCTCGGCGACGAGATGCTGACGCCGGATTCCAGCCGTTTCTGGCCGGTGGAAGGCTACGAGCCGGGCCACAGCCAGCCTTCGTTCGACAAGCAGTTCGTCCGCGACTGGCTCACCGCCCATCCGGACAGCGATTACCGCCTGCCGGATGACGTCATCGAAAAAACCATCGGCAAATATCAGGAAGCACTGACGATGCTGACCGGAAGGGCGCTTTCGTAAGCGCCGCACCGCGGAACGGGCGGATGCCGGCGCGGACCGGAACCGGCCGTTCCGGTCCGCATGACGGATCTGCGCCGGCGATCGGCGTAACGGTGCCTTCGGCGCTCACGCGCCCGCCGGAGGATACAGGCGGATCACCGCATGATACAGGAACGCGTGAGGCCCGGGAGCAGTGCTCCCGGGCCTCACGCTTTCGTTTATTGATTCCGCCAGATAAAAATCCGGCTTCTCACTGAGCCGCCTGCGAGGATGCCGTCGGCTGGGACGCCGGAGCCTCCGCCGCCTTCCGGTAGCTCTGCTCCGCCTCGAGCGTGCTCGTCTGTGCCCCGGAGGATGCCGACGTATAGGCGACATACAGCAGATGATCGTCCGAGATCTCGAATTTTCCGGACTTCATATCCGTAAACGGGTAATTCGTGATGGAATACTTGCCGCCGTCCGAGGTCGCCACGCGGACATTCCACTTTGTCCCGTTGGCATACGCCGAAGTATCGAGATACAGCATTCTGGTCTCGCCCGCCTTCCATGTGTCGGCGAGCATATTGCCTCCCCAGTCCGGCTGATTCCAGTCCTTGACATTGAACTCAGTGATATCCTCACCCGTTCCGTTTGTCAGTTCAATCGTGATGACGCTTTCGCCCTGAGCCTGGGTGCCGATGATCTTCGGCGCCTCGGTCGGCGTCGGCGTCGGAGTCGGGGTTGCCGTCGGAGTCGGAGTCGCCGTCGGGGTCGGCTCCGCAACGGAACTCGCCGCCTCCGGGACATCGGCTGACGCAGTCCCGGTCCTGACCGATACCGTCGCCTTCGCGTCATCCGTCGAGACGGAATCCGCGGTCGCGTACTTCTTGACTGCGCTGCAGCCGGTCATCGCGCCGGCCAGCAGGCCGGCCAGCGTCACGCATATCACCATCTTTCTGATTTTCATCGTCTCTGCCTCCTTCGTATGAATCCGCGCAGGATCATCTCCCGGCAATCAGTGTCCCGAGAGAATGGACTTCGCCACAGACAGCCCGTTGGCCGACGCCTGCTGCAGTCCTCTTGTGATCCCCGCGCCGTCGCCCACCGCGCGCAGCGCGCCGATGGAGGTGCGGAAATGCTCATCCACCACCACACGGTTGGAATAGAACTTCTCCTCCACACCATACAGCAGTGTCTCATCGCTGGCAATACCCGGCGCGACTTTGTCAAGCGCCTGGATCATCTCGTCAAGGTCCACCATGATGCGGTGCGGCAGCACAAGAGAGAGATCCCCCGGAACCGCGTCCTTCAGTGTCGGGATCAGATTGTTCCGGCACATCCGCT harbors:
- a CDS encoding dihydroorotase produces the protein MEKTRIIRNGYVVDPANSFEGTADILIRDGRIEKVGPHLESGDPACDEIDASGLTVTPGLVDLHVHLRDPGQTYKEDVGTGAEAAAHGGVTTILAMPNTHPPMDSVNRIGYVVNKARTQALVHVHQASAITKDMQGEELVDIEAIARYGVRAFSEDGKSVMNAERMYEAMKRIRDTGAVICDHCEEITMVRGGVMNDDANAARLGLPGISNAVEDVITARDAILALSTGARLHLCHMSTAGAAEILRAAKKAGGHVTGEVCPHHFALTSDDIPGDDANFKMNPPLRTKKDVEALKEALADGTIDCISTDHAPHSREEKLRGFRRAPFGITGLETSAALTYTCLVRTGVLTLSQMVEKMSVNPARILGVPTGSLAEGMPADLAVFDFRTSHPVDPGTFLSKGKNTPFAGMDVFGTVKYTLADGDIVWRSRT
- a CDS encoding cold-shock protein — encoded protein: MNKGTVKWFNAEKGYGFITGEDGKDVFVHFSKIVGDGYRTLDEGQAVTFDVEQGARGPQAANVVKL
- a CDS encoding DegV family protein yields the protein MKYRIAVDSGGELPEELRGQDAFVSVPLTLTIGGMNIVDDGRFTQKEIVERIAADPECPKTACPSPQAYLEAFDCGAEHIYAVTLSAELSGSYQSAFIARNMYLEDHPEAKIHVFNSVSASCGETVTVLKIAELEERGLPFDEIVEKTEAFIRSKCTLFVLDNLDTLRKNGRLSNMKALAAAVLKIKPICYGTEEGSIGQLDQARGINKAIVKMVGYVVERTPDPENRVLGIAHCNCPDRAEIVKNELMKRMRVKAVSVLPTGGLSSVYANDGGIIVSI
- the htpG gene encoding molecular chaperone HtpG: MAKTGNLSINSENMLPIIKKWLYSDHDIFVREQVANACDAITKLKKLEGVGEYHPSEDHRYEVHVVVNPDEKTLKFIDNGIGMTEDEVVEYITQIAFSGATKFLEKFKDEKDANQIIGHFGLGFYSAFMVADEVHIDTLSYKEGAQPVHWESDGQAQYSIGEGTKKDVGTEITLYLNDDSLEFCNEYRVREVLEKYCSFMPTPIYLEDVGKAAVKRREEEDKRRIEDHEKAVKEAAEKGEEAPAMPEKPAPQPINDTNPLWTRMPSECTDKDYKEFYRKVFHDYKEPLFWIHLKTDYPFNLRGILYFPKINTQYDALEAQIKLYNNQVFIADNIKEVIPEFLMTLKGVIDCPDLPLNVSRSALQNDGTVKKISEYISRKMAEKLTGMCKTDRKNYEKYWDDISPFIKYGCIRDTKFADKMMDYMLFKDLDGAYLTLEEYKKKNQIGAEKASGEKATDENGNPVEAEVVDSGAAPEGGEAAAPAGGEEAGKAKTENGEETRAADGEKKSENGEEENKEPEKSTIFYVTDEVQQAQYIAMFRKNDKDAVILKENIDQPFITQLEQRNENLRFARIDSELADEFKSGSEVSKEDADSLTATFRKSLGNDKLDVRVENMKDPDVAAIVTVSEENRRMQDMMKMYGMNGMYGDEGTQETLVLNAGHPLVQFVLAHKKAQSVPVICGQLYDLARISQHPLTQDEMTKFMKRSNEIMMLLTK
- a CDS encoding DUF5721 family protein, which produces MLALTILDIRPFMSAFLIGPLFDRFRLAEARITTFCTYSIDGRLERSFFGGPDEEAAQPGTGEEDGMEVYVSWKTMKSHCFDMIRGRRTPLAFHFTFFLNRTQAEEMMAGAGLSFDPDRIGGFALNLRFSGGALTVSAGVSYRTFTADRSADETWERYVRDFLKKAGFAASEPS
- a CDS encoding phosphoribosylaminoimidazolesuccinocarboxamide synthase, whose protein sequence is MKTFKPVKEGKVREIYDIGDNLVMVATDRISAFDVILKNQVRRKGAVLTQMSKFWFDYTKAIIPNHMISVDTADMPEFFRSPQFEGRSMLVKKLTMLPIECIVRGYITGSGWKSYQKNGTVCGICLPEGLRECDRLPEPIYTPSTKAEIGDHDENIDFERSVEVLEKQFPGHGADYAATLRDKTIELYRTCADYARSRGIIIADTKFEFGLDEDGRVVLGDEMLTPDSSRFWPVEGYEPGHSQPSFDKQFVRDWLTAHPDSDYRLPDDVIEKTIGKYQEALTMLTGRALS